The segment TCCCCTTGTTGCTCTGTTGGGTGAATGTTTCTCAGCCCTGGTGTCAGTCTCCGTGACTCATAATTAAAGCTTCCTGACACAGTCATGAGCTAGTCAGGAAATTGGTCCCTTGGCAAATCTGCAGAAATATGTCCTTTAAGTTAAGCTGTCCACATTGACAGATTACATCTAACTAAAGATCTCACTGTACGATTTTATGACGCCTCCAAGAgtggataaaagaaaaatcaaaccctaTTCTCTAAAAGCCATGCACATACTAGTTACATTGATGAAAGGACAATGGAAATGATCCAATGAGGATTTTCTTCATGTTCTGAGATTATTTAAAATCTACCTGAAATGCCTGCTCCTCCACGATGCCTCCTCTAAGTCCTTCATTCAGAGGGACTGtgtccttccttctctgctcccaaAGCACTAACCTATCCCTGTGATGGGTACTTCCCAGACAGGCTGACATGCACACGTGGCCGCCTGTGTGCCTTTTCCTCACAGACTATGAGCTTCATTGTGTGAATAATAACTGCAGCTAATAATTATTGAGGGTTCTCCTACCTGCCAAGTTCATGCTAATTGCTTTACATGGGTTATTTCACTTATTCACCAAACACTCCTTTAAACTGGTACTGATCCTCAACTTCCAGAAAATAAAGCCAAGGCAAAGAACAGTTAAATAATAagtccaagttcacacagctagtaagataTGGTGTCTGCCTGACCCCAAAGACCATGCCATAACCACTGCTCCTTACTGCCTCTTGGCATGGGCGGAAGTCATCTCTTACTCAACCCTGCCCCCCACTGGACCCAGCTTAGAGCCTGGCATAGGGAGATGCTCAGTCAATGCTGATTGGTGTTGCATGGAGCAGAAATGCCAGGGATGGTGACACCTTGGCTGGGACTGATTGGGTATCTGATTCCCTGCTGTGAAGAGGAGAGTGCTGGATCAGACATGTTCCACTGGCTCCCAGCTCTCTCTGTCCTACCTCATTTCTGCTCCTTCCTCAGTCCTCCTCCCTGCTAACTGCACCATGTGGATTCAAGGTTGCAGCTCAGTGCACAGAAAGGTAAACAGAACTCTGCCTGCGAGAGGGAATCATGGAATTCAAGACAGAGGGGgagatgaaaatttatttctacctGTAGGGCAATATTTAacctaattaaaacaaaatgttatctGATATTAGCACATCACAAAGTCAAGGTTTTGAGTCGTAGTTCAGTGCCCTTTTCTTTCCCAATTGAATGACCTAAGCATAATTTGATGGGTGTGGCCCACAGACACAGACCACCTGTGGAATTGGGCATTACTCAGCAAACACAGTATCTGTGCACTATATATATGCACTCAGGCAGGGAAGAAGTCCACAACCTCACAAGTCTCGTGGTCTGCAGAGAAGACAGCAACAACATGAGCACAGCAGGAAAAGTAAGCAAAAAACCATTACCGTTGGAAATATATCctcattaatataataaataagggGATGCAGTATTTGATGGATAATTTAGAATTCATATCTAAATTAGAAATGATACactggggggtatgcctacacaatgagtgcattgcgcaccatttggggagtggtaacacttgaaggtgctgactcgggaaaggggggggtggggaaaaaaatatgaaactgttgtttttaacttgcattgttcacttaataatttatcatgaatatttcccatattatttcatatcattgtacaagaaataataaaaaaaaaaaagaaaggcaaaaaaaaaaaagcttaaaaacataagaaaaaaaaaaaacaaaggagaaatcacaGAATAATTAAATGCTAATGAAAagacaacatataaaaatgtgttggAATGCATCTAAAGTAgtgtttagaagaaaatttatgaCTTTAGATACTTGTATCAGTGTATAAAATcgtttaaaacaaaagaataaagaacaaaaatcagtggaacaagaaatagacaaaagtaaagaaaattaacaaagaaagatGTTGGCTCCttgaaaagattaatgaaactTGACAAACCTTTATCAAGACTGAGTGATAAAAAGTAAAGAGCaaaaatatgagagagagaaagagaaagagagagagagagatattactGAGGTACTAATATCTCAGTCCTGactttttacttttacttaaaatttctatatacattttttttattttattcaagattatttaatcaaaaattaCATCATGTAAAACTGTAAGGGACAATATTTGATTCACTGACAGCATGTTAAAGATGTCATTCAAAGCAACAGCCAATACTATCAGAAAATCCCATTTCAAAGATAAATTAGTGTCATATTTAATACTGATAAATTGAGAATCTCAACATAAAAAACTTAAGAGTTTTCCAGTGAGTTACATAAGTTGTAAGTAGATTTGAGAAacctctttttaaataatttcaaccCTGTTTCTCAAACTTGATAGTCATTATGTTTTTTGCTACGTATTATGGGaactagtttaaaattttaaaagttttgagagCTTGGAAATTACTTTTCAAATACAAAACACTAAGTCACACTTTTGCTCAAGGTAATCTTGTGTAAGCACATGCTATTTCATTTAACCAGCCTTATGTAAGTATTATTGGTGAGGGTGGATCAGGCATACCCTTACTTATAAGGTGAATGCTTGTCACCAAGACAGGGTATATTGCTAGCATGCCTCTAGGCAGGAAAAAAACATACTAAACCCATGAGAACTTGTTCAAACTTCCTATTTCTTAAGCAAGGTCTGTGATTTCTAAATAACTGGTTTCTGCTTTAgtctagcattaaaaaaaaaaaaaaagaaatgatacacTGAACGTGATGCACAATATATGCTACAATTTATGATGTCTACTGAACTACAATGGAAATAAGCTATGCTAACTACCTTTAACAAGAATGTCTAGAACCGGTTTCTAAGTCTTTATTTgctccattaaataaaattgcaGTAAAGTGATAGTTTATTCCAAGCTAATCATAGCTAATTTATAATTCTAAAGTCAAAAAAGCCTTAGTCAAGAAGTTATTCCATTCAGAGAAATGTGAAGTGTAAAAATAAGAAGTTATCTTTATATTAAGAAATCCTAGGGtggtggggtggctcacacctgtaatcctagccctctgggaggcggaggcagaaggattgcttgagctcaggagttcgagaccagcctgaaaaagagcgagaccccgtctctaccaaaaatagaaaaatgagccggacatggtggcacacgcctctagtcccagcctctcaggaagctgaggcaggagaatcacttgagccctggagtttgaggttgcagtgagccacgatgacaccactgcactctacacagggtcacagagtgagactctgtctcaaaaataaaaaaagtcgaGGAACGGTAATTTAAATGTGTTATTCTTTGTAATCGCATTCTTTTTATGAACACCAGAAAGTCTGACAAAAGTTTTGTGAGAGTGATTTAACTCAGATATCCTTCTAATCTTActataaaatatctcaaaaatacatatatcattAAATCATCAAGGTTAAGCAGGACAACATCAACATGCTGGGATCTCTTATGGCACCTTTTAGGCAATTTCCAGAGAAATCCTACAAAACGGTATCTtccacatataaaaatcagtgtgATTTTACAGAACACTAATACCAGTACGATTTGAATCACTTATTATCACTAGGAACACAGGTTCTAAGACTTCcataagtttatatttatttgttcaatgtaTTGACAGGTACAGAGAAATGGATGTGGCTATTCAGTGTAATCAAATCCCGTTTTTAATTGCTTACTTACAAGAGGCTGGGTAACATTTCCAGCACATTTGTTGTGTTAGGAGTGGAGCACACAGTAAGACGTCTTGCTAGGATCTCAAGTTAAAGGTTCTGAGGTTTCTGTACACACACACTGTCAGACAAAACAGGCTCATAGCAATAAGACTGGTTGGAAATCACAAGTGGCCAATTCTCAGTGCTCTTATtccactttattttcatttgttactCATTAGAATTTACCTTCTAAAGGAAAaacaattaggaaaaagaaaaattaaatttaccaaaACTCAGCTTAAGCTAAATAATGAGTTCATTAAGCGAAAGTGAGGTATAAACCAACCATATTAAcgaaaataataaatgatgaaataagCAATCGATCCTCCCCTCTCAGGTGCAGCGTTAGTAACTTTGCATTTTGAtctcatttcatttatgtttgtcCTCCCTGCATTTTGTTTTCCTCAGACACTAAATGGTGACAGCACTAACATCTATCTACTTCATAAGGTGGttatgagaatttaataaattaatgctgtaaagcacttagaacccAGTACCTGGTACAGAGAAATAAGTCGATAAATCTAGTCATTgctattattgctgttgttatttaaCGTTCTGTTAACTTTTAACTACCGTGGGGCAGTGAAAGGTAAGGCTGGATTGATCTTCACTCCCTAGACAgccagctttgtgactttgggaaaatcattCAATCCAAGTCAATTAATCCTCAGtcttttcatctggaaaataaacCCAATAATTCAGTAATACTATCCTGGCAGCCCCTGGTCAGGTTTCAAGGCGAAGCCTGACACTCACCCCGCACAGGCCACAATGTGCCTGTCACATCACAGGCACCTGAGAATCAGGACCTTCCTGCTGTGAGGATGATGTTTCCAAGGATTCTCATATTGACTTTGGCATCGACTGTGTTGATCACCCTGCAAAGTGGAAGGATTTGACAAATAATGAAAACGAATTCTCAGAGGAACAAATTTCTATTGAATTTATCATATTTGCAATGATGTCAATTCTCTCTAGAAAGAGCCCTGTTAACTGTACACGTTTTACAACAAGAAAGATAGGTTTTATGACACATTCCCACACACTGAAAATatgtattcaatttttatttttaggagcaTCTATGGATAAGCTATGCTAGCTAGAAATTCAAACACACAGTTCAccagttttaaaatacatgtgtgtgtgttgagtgtATATacactcaacacacacacatcccactAGCTCTAACATCTGTAATTTTTGGCCCCAATCTAATCTGGAAGGAGCCTCTACACATGAATTACATAACAAAACAGGCTGCCTAAGCTAAGTTTCAAATGAATAATGCAAACAAGTAGCACACAGAAGGGGTGGGAAGAGAAATCAGAGGAGAAAAGGCAAATAGAGAAGCGAAGTCATCCCAGGGCAGGGGGCAAGTAAGTATGTAACTGTCATTACAAAGACAGATCTTCTGTCCTAAGCAGAAAACTAAGCAAGGAAGTAATGGATTTACGTGAACAGACACCGGCTCTGTCAGGAAAATAATAGGGACTTGGAACTTTATGTAGAAGCCAACAGTTGTTTGTAAACAATGAATTTTAGGACAGCGTTAGGAAATAGCGGGAATAAACACCTTTGGAGAAAAAACACCATGGGGGTGGCCTAAAATAACATGTTCTCTTTTATCTCAGTATCTTATTACAGTTCATTCCGTTTCTCTTTCCTTATGGTATCGctttatactttttgaaaaacATGGTTTTATTCTCTTTGTAAACCAGAGGCGTTCATGTCTATGAAGCACTTGTTAGGTACCACACATGGGCCTCGATGTTCCATGTACAAAGACAAAAAGACCCAAACCCTGACATCAAGAGTGGAGACAAACTGGTGtcatcattttgtttcattttccagGTGATAAAATGCAAAGCCGCTGTGATATGGGAGCTAAACAAACCCTTTTCCAttgaggaggtggaggtggcGCCCCCTAAGGCCTATGAAGTTCGTGTTAAGGTGAAACATTTTTTccacttctatttaattttacttttttaaaaaattagaaaatattaaaaatggaaaaataaaaaatccataatAGGCACATTTTATATGGTAATTCAGACAATGGAATTACATTTGTTATCAAGGAAAGATGTGAATatgaattgttaaatttttaaaaagtgaccaaAGAGTATATACAATATAAtcccagtaaaataaaaaagtttgtatgtctatatatttaaaaagtgtgaAGGGATAtatcaatatttcaaaatcaattaGCATTAGACACTTTCTTGGAGTTAATCTGCAACTTCTAATTCtataaaaatgcattcttttgTTACGTaagataaatatttcaacataGATTATTTACTAGattattctaaattctttaattcaggaaaagaagacagacaaggGTTTCAGAGTGCGTAGCCTTTCTTGGGGATAAACTGCCTCTTTTGTATTTGGAAAGAGTGGGGATTACTAGCAAAATCCTTAAAAACTTTTTAGAAGCACATTCGAGTAAATTTGGTATGTTAAATCCATCTTAGGGTCATAATCTTTCTGAATCTGACTATCTTCTCTTTACTCTGCAGATAGTGGCCGTAGGAATCTGTCGATCAGATGACCATGTGGCCAATGGCACCATTGTCCTCCCTCTTCCTGTGATAGCAGGGCATGAGGCAGCGGGCATCGTGGAGAGCATTGGAGAAGGGGTGACCACAGTCAAACCAGGTACAGAATTCACACTCAGGGGATGTGCCTTGGTTCAACACCCCAAGATACCCAGCCtggatcaggaaactgaggcaatggGGATGAAAGATCTTACACAAGGTCACAGCCCAGCTGGCCCTGAAGtgtgtcctcctccctccctccctgcctgactCGGGCACGTGTGCATCCAGGCACTCACGTGTTCTCCCCTTCAGcacgtttactgagcacctattaatACACGACGCCAGACACTAGGTTAGAGCACAGGGATGTGAGAGATCACAGGAGACACAGGGGCTGCCAGTGTGGAGTTCATCCCCTAATAGCCCCGGTTTAGTGCTGCTGGGCACTGTCTTCTGTCAGGGCCCAAACAGAACTGGCCGTGGGACCAGGGAGAAAACATAAGCCTTGGTCCTGAGACTCCAGACCAGTGTATGGAGACTGTTCTGTGCTGAGTTCACAAAGGGGGCCCGTGTGGCTACAGCCGAATCAACATGACCTTTCCTTACGTAGCACGTGGAGCCCGTTCACCAATTTCCTCTTCCCACACAGCCTCTCTTCCTGAACAGGGAGTGAATGAAACAGACTACATGAAGGCACCTGGCCATAAACAGTCTGTTGTATCACCTTTAGCCATGATTGAATGTGACTGGTTgcaaattatgaattattttatctttaatatttattttaccctAATTTTATTGTacagtaatataaatatatttacaaggAAACGGTGactaaatagaaaattttcatatcACCATTCCCACATAATGttaatctataaaatatgatGGGCCAAAAATGTCTCTTCGTCTTGTGGGGTAGGTAGAATATAtgactataaataaaaattatttttaattctaaaaagttCCTTTAGCCAATAGATTTGACCTTCCACCTTACCAAATACTTACATAAGCTATGAACAGCAAATAATAAAACCAATGGTCTAGTTTGTGCTTCTGCTCTTCGTACTTCCTGTAgccagaaataaattaataataaaatgacaccCTTCCTTTTCACCCCTTCTCCTTTCACCATGGCAAGAATAAAGAGATAATTCAAAAACTACcaactaaaaacatttgaaagtcaGTTCTTCTCCTTAAAGAAAGTGCCTAAAACATTGTGGAGGGTTGAGGTTTTCAGAGgcatttcttccattcttctttatcctatttttgttagttttcctcaaaaagaaattaagatatttttaaaaagcattcactACATATGAAAGATAAGCATACTCATTTTGAAAAGTCAAGAATTCATTAtccaaattctcatttttattttagctcaaattattacaaaatatcaCATCTCCCCAACATCTCGTGGAGCTATGGCAGCCCACTTCCAACTGAAAATGTTATTGACACTTACAGTGAGAATATTGGAGATTTAATTAGtaaaggattaagtgagatgatgTGTATAAAGCCCCAGGAGAAATCAGGACACTCAATAAAAGTTAACTCtacaggaaaaatttttaaaatccatgttgTTTTCCACATTTACATTTCCTGTTTGGGAAACTTCAGCCACATGTAACCCAAACCAACACCAATGTTGGCAGGCAGTGACCAGTGGCACAGTAGTGATTGGACCCTAGTTCATGGACACTCTTGCCAAAGACAAAAACCtccaatatatgtatataagctTTAAGTTCTCCCTCtataaatttctggaaatttaaGAATTTGTTTTATCCTCCTCCAGGTGATAAAGTCATCCCACTCTTTACTCCTCAGTGTGGAAAATGCAGAATTTGTAAACACCCTGAAAGCAACTTCTGCTTGAAAACCGAGTAGGTTTTTCATCCTCTCTTTGCACAGCCCTTAAGTTTGAGCATTAGTTATGCTCCTGTCTCAtgccctgtgtgtctgtgtgttcacTAACTAGTCTGGGCAAGCCTCGGGGGACCATGCAGGATGGCACCACGAGGTTCACCTGCAGGGGGAAGCCCGTCCACCACTTCCTCGGCATCAGCACCTTCTCCCAGTACGCCGTGATGGATGAGAACGCCGTGGCCAAAATTGATGCCACTTCCCCGCTGGAGAAAGTTTGCCTCATCGGCTGTGGATTTTCCACTGGTTACGGGTCTGCAGTCAAAATTGCCAAGGTAGGAATGACACTGGGCAGTAAGACCACTTACACTTTTTAAAGCCCCTAGGCACATTCCAACCATTGCTTAATCCATTTTTGCACTTTCTTAATACACAGGTCACCCAGGGCTCTACCTGTGCTGTGTTTGGCCTGGGAGGTGTTGGCCTGTCTGTCGTCATGGGCTGTAAGGCAGCTGGAGCGGCCAGGATCATAGCCGTGGACATCAACAAAGGAAAATTTGCAAAGGCCAAAGAGTTGGGTGCCACTGAATGCATCAACCCTCAAGACTACAAGAAACCCATCCAGGAGGTGATAAGGGAAATGACCGATGGAGGTGTGGATTTTTCGTTTGAGGTCATTGGTCGGCTTGACACCATGGTATGTACAACGATATGTGAAAATTTCTCCTTCTGATCTTTTAGGcagcagaatataaatattatgtgtaaagaatattttaaaaataatgaatggcAATTTTCCATCTCCTGTTTGTTACCTGGCTTGTtgaattcatttttgagaaatctTTTCTTCTATCAGCTAAGCAAGCCTGCCTcaagtattatttcttctttagaaaaggaaaagggtttgtcttttaattggagtgttACAGATTTACTTTGCTAATTTTAGGAGAAATATTCAAACTCGAGTAaacataaataatacaaattcatttttccttcacATTCTTAACAAAAGGGGTTTAACAATTGTTTATATGCTTTAATATATTCcaatttttttacatattatacTTTGGCCAGAAGGAAAGAGCAATTTTAGGTCAAGAATTATCTCATTAACTGAAAACGTGCCCTAAGAAAAGTGAATGCTTTAATGCACCCTGTATTTTACCAGAGagagagcacagtgcctggcacatattttGTACCCAATATCTATGTGTTGGACTGAATACTTTAAAACCCCCGAGATATCCATTTCAGCGCATTGTTTATGGTTTACATGTGATAACGCGTGTCagatacttagcacagtgccaccTGTCATACAGAAAGCTCTCAGGAAGTGTCAGCCAGCATTATTGATATGAAATACTATTTCCAATCTTGCAGTGCTTATGTCATCTTTGAAATACACATCCTATTATTCTCAAATAAGTACAAATATCATCAGCTGCAATGGAAAACACATCTCTAGCTATATTTTACCCACACTGAATTCTCCAGAATCCTGCTGAAAAAGTCCACAAAGCCCAACAAATCCCCACTGTTGAGGTTCCCAGGCAGTCCCAACAGTGTGGTGAAGGGGAGCAGCACCCTGAAAGCAAAGCCCTTTGCAGCCTTGATCTGGGACAATATGCTATACAAGCATGAAGTTTCACAAGAATCCAACTTTCTGtagttttccttcattttctgatGTGGAACTGAATTGCTACCTTATTTGAAGATACCAAATGCTGGACAGCCACATGTTCTGAGGATATCTGGTCTTCCAAGTGTCATAATCCAAAATCAAAGGACTGATCATTATTTGCTTCGGGGGATTCTAAACAATTTTCTTACTACAGAACAGGTTCAAAAAGGTGACTAGAGGCGGAAGACTTTTTGGACTGTCTTTTGAGGTTCCAGAATAATAGTGTAGTGTAAAGTAAAACCAATATACATTTAGGGGAGGTAAAAACAACATTTAAAACATGTCCCTTCTAGAAATGGACAAAAGAATAGTAATTGATTAAAAACGGAAACCATCAAGTGGACAAGAGATAAATTTTGATGATTGTAGTCATTGCATCTTCTTCACCATCAAACCATCTGGTTCAATGTGCCAGGTTCAAATCATCTACTTAACAAAttaatgaaaagtaaattaaCCAATTCATAGGTTGCCTGAGAACCATGTGACGATGAAACAGTGCTCTTCCTTAAGGAGCCAGACTTTATGTATGTTTGTAATGATGTTTGCCTCCTTATTACTTTATAAGGAAGAATAAAGTATACACAAACGCATtcagctaaaaaatatttttaggcattTCCTAAAACTACAGCACTAACGTaggcacaaagaagaaaaagacataatCTCTTCCCTCCACACACTCACAATCTCGCTAAATCAGTATGACATCATACTGCATGTTATCAGGAGAGACGATCACAGGGTCTATTGTAAGGATGCTAAGTGTTGATGTTATTCCAGATGGCTGCCCTGTTATGTTGTCATGAGGCGTGTGGCACAGCCGTCTCTGTAGGGATACCCCCTGATTCTCAGAGCCTCTCGATGAATCCTTTAATGCTATTGACTGGACGCACCTGGAAAGGAGGTATTTTTGGAGGTATGTACTTACCCTTGAGGGCCAAACTGTCATTAACCTCAGAATCTCTCCACTTTTACAAGTGACAAGGCCAGGTTTTGGAAAGCAAGGTgttcaaaaattaatcaaaattccTATTGCATCTGTAGGTTCCAAATCAACTAGATGTGGAACTAAGGAAGACAGAAGGTCCCTACACAGAATTTTCTAGGGTCCCTTTAAACTAAGACTCCTTTTTATATTCATGACCTCATAAGGCCAAAATTTCTAATAGGACAGAGAAAGTCTATAGGACACGTGAATCTATAATTCATGTCTACACACATTGCCCAAATTTAGACAACTGCTAAATTAGCTCCTTGACTTTGTGCATAATCATCTGCACTGTAATTTCTCTATGAGACAGCTAATAACTAAGGACCCTTGTTTATCTgggaagattttctttaaaagccaAAGCACTGCAAAAGGACACCTATCAAAGCACTCTGTCTATCAGGAACCTCAGTAATAATAGTCTCAGGAATGCAGCATTTTTTATAAACTTTCATCTTAATCTTATTTGGAGGTCTTCTCTCCAATTCTCCTCCTTACCCCTGGCTGAATCTAACAATGATATTGTCTTCTTTTCAGGCTTTAAGAGTAAAGAGTCTGTCCCCAAACTTGTGGCTGATTTTATGGCTAAGAAGTTTCCATTGGATCCATTAATAACCAATGTTTtgccttttgaaaaaataaatgaaggatttGACCTGCTTCGCTCTGGAAAGAGGTAGGTTTTaagttcttgctttttatttttgctttttacgGTAAGGTGTGGctagcagagaaggaaaaagtagAAGGATGAGAAAAAATTGGAGTGCCTTGGTTTTCCGTTACCAGCTCAGGTTCACGTGTAGAGCACCTGAGATCCTACTGTGGGGAGCTGATAACAGTTGTGTTACATTTCCTATTCTGTTGAAGCCAAGTTTTGTTGGTTACGGCAAATCTGAAGGATCAGAGCCGCTCAGCCTTCTTTACAAGAGGTCGCTCACCTTTGCCAAAAAAATAATCGGGTCACACGATCCTAATTACACGATGTACTCACTGAAGCCTCTGCCTGGACCCCTAAATAATAAAGCTGACATTTCGGGgctgtaaatttaaattatactCAGGCCATGCCCAACACTTTCATTATGGGAGGATCTAGAACTATGTTGGGGTGTCTCTATTCagatattactaatatttttttgtttgtttttgcagatgacaagaaaatttttacaaataaaagttataaaggGGAAGGGTagtaaatgctattttaaatgtttgccttacttttccctaaattttagaaaaattgccagttgtatttcttatttctaacATTTACCATTTACAGCCACCTGGTAAGATGAATTTTGCCACCTGCATTTAAACGAAGCACAACTAGTAATAGGCAGTTGTATCCACTCCCTGCCTTCCAGCTCCACAGTCCATGCTTTCTCTGCTACCCCATACTTCCTCTCATGCGGTTTTCACCTTTTAATAGTATTTCCTGGGCACTCACATAAAATGTTATACTAGATACTTcatctgagaaatatttttgaggaaggagagaaacaaGCAACTAGACAGCACCAGCTGTTCTACTGATTGTCTTATCTGTATTATCTTATGTGATTCCCAGACAATACTGATATGGCCAGTTCCGATTTCACCATCTTGGAGAGGAGAAACCTGAGACTCAGAGATGACACATCTAGGCCAGAACCAGGCAGGTAGCTAAGAGGGGAGCAGA is part of the Eulemur rufifrons isolate Redbay chromosome 13, OSU_ERuf_1, whole genome shotgun sequence genome and harbors:
- the LOC138393865 gene encoding alcohol dehydrogenase 1C, which produces MSTAGKVIKCKAAVIWELNKPFSIEEVEVAPPKAYEVRVKIVAVGICRSDDHVANGTIVLPLPVIAGHEAAGIVESIGEGVTTVKPGDKVIPLFTPQCGKCRICKHPESNFCLKTDLGKPRGTMQDGTTRFTCRGKPVHHFLGISTFSQYAVMDENAVAKIDATSPLEKVCLIGCGFSTGYGSAVKIAKVTQGSTCAVFGLGGVGLSVVMGCKAAGAARIIAVDINKGKFAKAKELGATECINPQDYKKPIQEVIREMTDGGVDFSFEVIGRLDTMMAALLCCHEACGTAVSVGIPPDSQSLSMNPLMLLTGRTWKGGIFGGFKSKESVPKLVADFMAKKFPLDPLITNVLPFEKINEGFDLLRSGKSIRTVLTF